From the genome of Streptomyces sp. NBC_01304:
GCTCGACGCCTATCAGTTCGCCACACAGGCCGTCGAGTCACCGCTGGCCAATGTCTGCGACACCAATTACACGTGCGTCGCGAAGATACGGAAGGAGTGGCTGCCGGCGCACGAGACCCACCGCGGGCTGCACGACCGACTGCGCGAGCAGGCAGCGGAGCTCGCCCGCCGCACGTGAACTGCTCCCCCACTGAAGCGAGTTACCCAGAGAGGCAGGTCGCCCCATGGAACACGACCGCGCCAGATCGTCCCCCACCGACCCCGCCGACCCCGGCAGACGCCGGCTGCTCCTCGGAGCCGCCGCACTCGCCGCCGCCCCCGCCACGCTCCTGACGGCCTCCCCCGCCGCCGCGCGGCCGGCCACCACCGACTACCCGCCCGCCGGGTGGGTACCGGCCAGCACCTCCAACTACACGGCGTCCAACCGTCCGATCAGCTACCGCATCGACCGCGTGATCATCCACGTCACACAGGAGACGTACGCGGACGCCCTCGCCATCTTCCAGAACCCGGCGAAACAGGTGTCCGCGCACTACGTGGTGCGCTCGAACGACGGCCATGTCGCCCAGTGCGTCCGCAACCGCAACATCGGCTGGCACGCGGGCAA
Proteins encoded in this window:
- a CDS encoding N-acetylmuramoyl-L-alanine amidase codes for the protein MEHDRARSSPTDPADPGRRRLLLGAAALAAAPATLLTASPAAARPATTDYPPAGWVPASTSNYTASNRPISYRIDRVIIHVTQETYADALAIFQNPAKQVSAHYVVRSNDGHVAQCVRNRNIGWHAGNWSYNTRSVGIEHEGWVDQPEYFTDAMYESSAALTAHICDTYGITKDREHIIGHVQVPGSDHTDPGPYWDWSRYIRLINTV